The Buchnera aphidicola str. APS (Acyrthosiphon pisum) genome has a segment encoding these proteins:
- a CDS encoding IscS subfamily cysteine desulfurase, which translates to MKTPIYLDYAATTPVEFEVAKKMMNYLTIDGVFGNSASRSHKFGWKAEEVVDIARNQISELIGADSREIVFTSGATESNNLAIKGIASFHQNKGKHIVTSKTEHKSVLDTCRYLENKGFTVTYLTPKNNGIIDLNNLKKNIKKDTILVSIMHVNNEIGIIQDINSISQICRNHGVFFHVDATQSVGKIPIDLKKIPIDLMSFSAHKIYGPKGIGGLYVRRKPRVRLLSLIHGGGHERGMRSGTLPVHQIVGMGESFVLAKRKIHDDFIHLTKLKNILWNGIKNIEEVYLNSDLQQGAPHILNVSFNYVEGESLIMALKDLAISSGSACTSASLEPSYVLKSLGIRDELAHSSIRFSIGRFTTEKEIIHAIKLVHKSIHRLRELSPLWEMFKSGVDLNSIEWDHV; encoded by the coding sequence ATGAAAACTCCTATTTATTTAGATTACGCAGCAACTACACCAGTAGAGTTTGAAGTTGCAAAAAAGATGATGAATTATTTAACAATCGATGGAGTATTTGGAAATTCAGCATCACGTTCTCATAAATTTGGTTGGAAGGCGGAAGAAGTTGTTGATATTGCACGCAATCAAATATCTGAATTAATTGGAGCAGATTCACGTGAAATTGTTTTTACTTCCGGTGCCACTGAATCTAATAATTTAGCTATAAAAGGTATAGCTAGCTTTCACCAGAATAAAGGAAAGCATATTGTTACTAGTAAAACAGAACATAAATCTGTTTTAGATACCTGCAGGTATTTGGAAAATAAAGGATTTACTGTAACTTATCTTACACCCAAAAATAATGGTATTATTGATTTAAATAATTTAAAAAAAAACATAAAGAAAGACACTATTCTAGTTTCTATAATGCACGTAAATAATGAAATTGGTATTATACAAGACATTAATAGTATATCGCAAATCTGTCGAAATCATGGTGTTTTTTTTCATGTAGACGCAACTCAAAGTGTAGGTAAAATACCAATTGATCTAAAAAAAATACCTATAGATTTAATGTCTTTTTCTGCACATAAAATTTATGGGCCAAAGGGAATTGGTGGCTTATATGTTCGTCGAAAACCACGTGTACGATTATTATCTTTAATACATGGAGGCGGTCATGAAAGAGGGATGCGTTCAGGAACTTTACCGGTTCATCAAATTGTAGGCATGGGCGAATCATTTGTATTGGCTAAAAGAAAAATACATGACGATTTTATTCATTTAACAAAATTAAAAAATATTCTTTGGAATGGCATTAAAAATATTGAAGAGGTATATTTGAATAGTGATTTACAACAAGGTGCACCTCATATATTGAATGTTAGTTTTAATTATGTTGAAGGTGAATCATTGATTATGGCTCTTAAAGATTTGGCTATTTCTTCCGGTTCTGCTTGTACTTCTGCTAGCTTAGAACCCTCTTATGTTCTAAAATCTTTAGGAATTAGAGATGAATTAGCTCATAGTTCAATTCGTTTTTCTATTGGAAGGTTTACTACAGAAAAAGAGATTATACATGCAATAAAGTTAGTTCACAAATCTATTCATAGATTACGTGAACTTTCTCCTTTATGGGAAATGTTTAAATCAGGAGTTGATTTAAATAGTATTGAATGGGATCATGTTTAG
- the trxA gene encoding thioredoxin TrxA, translating to MNKIIELTDQNFEEQVLNSKSFFLVDFWAQWCNPCKILAPILEEISKEYSNKVIVGKLNIEENPNTAPVYSIRSIPTLLLFNNSEVLATKVGAVSKLELKEFLDENIN from the coding sequence ATGAATAAAATAATCGAACTAACTGACCAAAATTTTGAAGAACAAGTTTTAAACTCAAAAAGTTTTTTTTTAGTTGATTTTTGGGCTCAATGGTGCAATCCTTGTAAAATTTTAGCGCCTATTTTAGAAGAAATATCAAAAGAATATTCTAATAAAGTTATTGTTGGAAAATTAAATATTGAAGAGAATCCAAATACTGCTCCAGTATATTCTATTAGAAGTATCCCCACACTATTGTTATTTAATAATAGCGAAGTACTTGCAACTAAAGTAGGTGCAGTTTCCAAACTAGAACTTAAAGAATTTTTAGATGAAAATATTAACTGA
- the hscB gene encoding Fe-S protein assembly co-chaperone HscB, with product MNYFTLFDLPRKFNIDKKLLSQNFYKLQLKFHPDLFINDSESKKKIILEKSIQINKGYKTLKNFLNRAIYFLCLNGYEVKKETLLLKNNDFLIRYFSLYEQLDNLKENNFNKKELNNLEQIIQKKIIYCKKKIELEFEKTRYKKVIKIISELLFFEKIKDVLKKEYNIYLSQIN from the coding sequence ATGAATTATTTTACTTTATTTGATTTGCCTAGAAAATTTAACATTGACAAAAAATTACTTTCTCAAAATTTTTACAAACTACAATTAAAATTTCATCCAGATTTATTTATAAATGATTCTGAATCTAAAAAAAAAATAATTCTAGAAAAATCAATACAAATTAATAAAGGTTATAAAACCTTAAAGAATTTTTTAAATCGAGCAATATATTTTCTTTGTCTAAATGGTTATGAAGTAAAAAAAGAAACTCTTTTATTAAAAAATAATGATTTTTTAATTAGATATTTTTCTTTATATGAACAATTAGATAATTTAAAAGAGAATAATTTTAATAAAAAAGAATTGAACAATCTCGAACAAATAATACAAAAAAAAATTATATATTGCAAAAAAAAAATAGAATTAGAGTTTGAAAAAACAAGATATAAAAAAGTCATTAAAATAATTTCAGAATTACTTTTTTTTGAAAAAATAAAAGACGTTTTGAAAAAAGAATACAATATATATTTAAGCCAAATAAATTAG
- the ilvC gene encoding ketol-acid reductoisomerase — protein MMNYFNTLNFTQKINQINKCRFMKKEEFNKKNDILKNKNIVIVGCGAQGLNQGLNMRDAGLNISYALKKNSIANKNQSWINAIENNFKVDDYDALIPDADLVINLTPDKQHHSVIKKLQKLMKKNAVLGYSHGFNIVEFGEKIRKDITVIMVAPKCPGTEVREEYKRGFGVPTLIAVHHENDINKIGLEVAKAWAFSTGGHRAGVLESSFIAEVKSDLMGEQTILCGMLQTASLLCYEKLITEKCNPAYSAKLIQNGWETITESLKHGGITLMMDRLSNSSKIRAYKLSKEIKKILSPLFQKHMDDIISGEFSNEMMKDWENQDLKLLNWRYKTKNTSFETAPVYNEKIPEQEYYDHGILMIAILKSGIELSFEKMIETGIKEESAYYESLHELPLIANTIARKKLYEMNKVISDTAEYGSYLFSESAYPILKEFISTLNKSDLGCALSHQSVNNIELYRINQKIQNHPIEIIGCTLRNYMKKMKAITVAK, from the coding sequence ATTATGAATTATTTTAATACACTAAATTTTACTCAAAAAATTAATCAAATAAATAAATGTCGTTTCATGAAAAAAGAAGAATTTAACAAAAAAAATGATATATTAAAAAATAAGAATATAGTTATTGTTGGTTGTGGTGCTCAAGGTTTAAATCAAGGACTAAATATGAGAGACGCTGGATTAAATATTTCCTATGCGTTAAAAAAAAATAGTATTGCCAATAAAAATCAATCTTGGATTAATGCTATTGAGAATAATTTTAAAGTAGACGACTATGATGCATTAATACCCGATGCTGATTTAGTAATTAATTTAACTCCGGATAAACAACATCATAGTGTCATTAAAAAATTACAAAAATTAATGAAAAAAAACGCTGTTTTAGGATATTCTCATGGTTTTAATATTGTAGAATTTGGAGAAAAAATACGAAAAGATATCACTGTTATTATGGTAGCGCCAAAATGTCCAGGAACAGAAGTACGAGAAGAATATAAAAGAGGATTTGGAGTACCCACATTAATTGCCGTTCACCATGAAAACGATATTAATAAAATAGGATTAGAAGTTGCAAAAGCTTGGGCTTTTTCTACTGGAGGGCATCGCGCAGGTGTGCTCGAATCGTCATTTATAGCTGAAGTAAAATCAGATTTAATGGGTGAACAAACAATTTTATGTGGTATGCTTCAAACAGCATCATTATTATGCTATGAAAAGTTGATTACAGAAAAATGTAATCCAGCATATTCGGCAAAATTAATACAAAATGGATGGGAAACTATTACGGAGTCTCTTAAACATGGAGGTATCACCTTAATGATGGATAGATTATCTAATTCCTCAAAAATAAGAGCCTATAAACTTTCTAAAGAAATTAAAAAAATACTATCTCCACTCTTTCAAAAACACATGGATGATATTATTTCTGGAGAATTTTCTAATGAAATGATGAAAGATTGGGAAAATCAGGATTTAAAGTTATTGAATTGGCGATATAAAACTAAAAATACATCTTTTGAAACTGCTCCTGTTTATAATGAAAAAATACCAGAACAAGAATATTATGATCACGGTATACTCATGATCGCAATATTAAAATCTGGTATCGAATTATCTTTTGAAAAAATGATTGAAACGGGTATCAAAGAAGAATCAGCTTATTATGAATCCTTACATGAACTTCCATTGATTGCCAATACTATTGCAAGAAAAAAATTATATGAGATGAATAAAGTTATTTCAGATACTGCTGAATATGGTAGCTATCTTTTTTCTGAATCTGCATATCCTATTTTAAAAGAATTTATATCTACTCTCAACAAAAGTGATCTTGGTTGCGCATTATCTCATCAATCAGTAAATAATATTGAACTTTATAGGATAAATCAAAAAATACAGAATCATCCTATAGAAATTATCGGATGCACATTAAGAAACTATATGAAAAAAATGAAAGCAATAACAGTTGCAAAATAA
- the rep gene encoding DNA helicase Rep — protein sequence MSLNFSQKNAVELTNGPCLILAGAGSGKTKVIINKIIYLINHCQYEPDNIAAVTFTNKAAYEMRIRLSKYLNIPEIKKIIISTFHSLGLEIIKKEIDALELNNNFTLLDEKDQILLLKKICKKEIKNNIQLLKKLNFMISYWKNKFLTPLQVQLLAKSSQEKDFAYVYEQYTNYLYKANILDFDDLICMPTLLLKNNKKIKIRWQKKISYLLVDEYQDTNNSQYELIKMLANKNSDFTLVGDDDQSIYSWRGANPQNIFLLKKDFPNLKIIKMEHNYRSSGRILKAANSLIANNIHYLEKKLFSQLKYGNLIKVLIGKNEENEAQKIVKKIISQYAKKKIKYRDFAILYRGNYQSRILEKALIKENIPYNISEKSSFFSRPEIKDLLSYLRVVINRDDNHAFMRIVNIPSRQIGKTTLKKLEEWANKKHVSLFQASNNIEIKKFLNENTIKKIKNFISKIEKFTAWSCLKPSNIIDDIVDDLEYEKWLSKFLKDPNKIKNSINNVHTLSQWFKNMIKGDDFEKPMTLFQIVTRMTIRDILDDNIIKEQQDRVQLMTLHASKGLEFPAVFIIGMCEGILPNQKSIDNDNIEEERRLTYVGITRAKKQLFFTYCYKRTQYGQILDMLPSRFLFELPQEDLKWEKKIF from the coding sequence ATGTCTCTAAATTTTTCTCAAAAAAATGCTGTTGAACTCACTAATGGGCCCTGTCTAATACTAGCAGGGGCCGGTTCTGGAAAAACAAAAGTTATTATTAATAAAATTATTTATTTAATTAATCATTGCCAATATGAACCTGATAATATTGCCGCAGTAACTTTTACTAATAAAGCTGCCTATGAAATGAGAATACGTCTTTCGAAATATTTAAATATTCCAGAAATAAAAAAAATAATTATTTCTACTTTTCACTCATTAGGACTTGAAATTATTAAAAAAGAAATTGATGCGTTAGAATTAAACAACAATTTCACTTTATTAGATGAAAAAGATCAAATACTTTTATTAAAAAAAATATGTAAAAAAGAAATCAAAAACAATATTCAATTATTAAAAAAATTAAATTTTATGATTTCTTATTGGAAAAATAAATTTCTTACTCCTTTACAAGTTCAATTATTAGCAAAATCTAGTCAAGAAAAAGATTTTGCATATGTTTATGAACAATATACTAATTATCTTTATAAAGCTAATATATTAGATTTCGATGATTTGATTTGCATGCCAACATTATTATTAAAAAACAACAAAAAAATAAAAATACGTTGGCAAAAAAAGATCTCTTATTTATTAGTGGATGAATATCAAGACACAAACAATAGTCAATACGAACTTATTAAAATGCTTGCTAATAAAAATTCTGATTTTACTTTAGTCGGTGATGATGATCAGTCTATTTATTCATGGAGAGGAGCAAATCCTCAAAATATTTTTTTATTAAAAAAAGATTTTCCTAATTTAAAAATTATCAAAATGGAACATAATTATCGATCTTCAGGAAGAATATTAAAAGCTGCGAATAGTCTTATTGCAAATAATATACATTATTTAGAAAAAAAACTATTTTCACAACTTAAATATGGAAATTTAATAAAAGTATTAATAGGTAAAAATGAAGAAAATGAAGCTCAAAAAATAGTTAAAAAAATTATATCTCAATATGCTAAAAAAAAAATAAAATACCGAGATTTTGCTATTTTATATCGTGGAAATTATCAATCTAGAATTCTTGAAAAAGCTTTAATAAAAGAAAATATACCATATAATATTTCTGAAAAATCCTCATTTTTTTCACGTCCTGAAATCAAAGATTTATTAAGTTATCTTCGTGTTGTTATTAATCGAGACGACAATCACGCATTTATGAGAATTGTAAATATCCCTTCACGTCAAATAGGAAAAACAACATTAAAAAAATTAGAAGAATGGGCTAATAAAAAACATGTAAGTCTTTTTCAAGCTAGTAATAATATAGAAATAAAAAAATTTTTAAATGAAAATACTATAAAAAAAATTAAAAATTTTATCTCTAAAATAGAAAAATTCACTGCGTGGTCTTGTTTGAAACCATCTAATATTATAGATGATATTGTTGATGATCTTGAGTATGAAAAATGGTTATCTAAATTTTTAAAAGATCCTAATAAAATTAAAAATAGTATAAATAATGTTCATACATTATCACAATGGTTTAAAAATATGATTAAAGGAGATGATTTTGAAAAACCAATGACTTTATTTCAAATTGTTACACGGATGACAATCCGTGATATTTTAGATGATAATATTATAAAAGAACAACAAGATCGAGTACAATTAATGACTTTACATGCTTCTAAAGGATTGGAATTTCCTGCAGTATTTATCATTGGCATGTGTGAGGGAATTTTACCTAATCAAAAAAGTATCGATAATGATAATATCGAAGAAGAACGAAGATTAACTTATGTTGGAATTACTCGAGCAAAAAAACAATTGTTTTTTACTTATTGTTACAAACGCACTCAATATGGTCAAATTTTAGATATGCTTCCTAGTAGATTTTTATTTGAACTACCTCAAGAAGATTTAAAATGGGAGAAAAAAATTTTTTAG
- the iscU gene encoding Fe-S cluster assembly scaffold IscU — translation MAYSKKVMDHYENPRNVGSFSSTDLNVGSGLVGAPACGDVMKLQIKVNEKGIIEDACFKTYGCGSAIASSSLVTEWVKGKSIEEAESIKNTTIVEELDLPPVKIHCSILAEDAIKAAISDYKRKKIN, via the coding sequence ATGGCTTATAGTAAAAAAGTAATGGATCATTATGAAAATCCACGTAATGTGGGATCTTTTTCTAGTACTGATCTTAATGTAGGTAGTGGGTTAGTAGGTGCGCCTGCTTGTGGTGATGTAATGAAATTACAAATAAAAGTTAATGAAAAAGGTATTATTGAAGATGCTTGTTTTAAAACATATGGTTGTGGTTCTGCTATAGCATCAAGTTCATTAGTTACTGAATGGGTAAAGGGCAAATCTATAGAAGAAGCCGAATCAATCAAAAATACTACTATAGTTGAAGAATTAGATCTACCTCCAGTAAAAATTCACTGTTCTATTTTAGCAGAAGATGCAATTAAAGCAGCTATTTCTGATTATAAGAGAAAAAAAATAAATTAA
- the ilvD gene encoding dihydroxy-acid dehydratase, whose translation MPKYRSFTTTQGRNMSGARSLWRATGMTEKDFTKPIIAVVNSFSQFVPGHIHLQEVGKLICGEIQKSGGVAKEFNTIAIDDGIAMGHSGMLYSLPSRELIADSIEYVVNAHCADAMICISNCDKITPGMLMASLRLNIPSVFISGGPMEAGKIQKNNKTIKIDLVDAIINGGKSHISDDFIKDIEASACPTCGSCSGMFTANSMNCLTEAIGLALPGNGTLLATHIDRKNLFIKSAQIIVKITEDYYKKNNTNVLPRNIANKESFENAMMLDIAMGGSTNTILHLLAAAQEAKVDFKMSNINKLSKKIPHICKVAPSTSLYHVEDVHRAGGVMGILGELNRFNLLHKNTRNILQLNLEETLDEYDIFSTNNPDVINMFQAGPGGIRTTKAYSQNFRWTRLDYDRKNGCIRSCKHAYSQDGGLAILYGNLAKNGCIIKTAGIDAKNYIFSGVAKVYESQEEAASSILNGEIISGDIIVIRYEGPKGGPGMQEMLYPTTYLKSMNLDKTCALITDGRFSGGTSGISIGHISPEAANKGIIALVKNGDIININIPERTIHLNITEKELSHRILQEESKGPLSYKPHSRKRYISSALKAYAFFSTSADQGAVRDYKKISNI comes from the coding sequence ATGCCTAAATATCGTTCTTTCACAACTACTCAGGGTAGAAATATGTCTGGAGCAAGATCACTATGGCGTGCTACAGGTATGACTGAGAAAGATTTTACAAAACCAATTATTGCAGTAGTAAATTCGTTTTCTCAATTTGTTCCAGGACATATTCACTTACAGGAAGTTGGTAAACTTATTTGCGGGGAAATTCAAAAATCAGGCGGAGTTGCAAAAGAATTTAATACTATTGCAATAGATGATGGAATAGCTATGGGACACTCTGGAATGTTATATTCCTTGCCATCACGTGAATTAATTGCTGATTCTATAGAATATGTAGTTAATGCACATTGTGCTGATGCAATGATTTGTATTTCAAATTGTGATAAAATAACACCCGGGATGCTAATGGCGTCTTTGCGTTTAAATATACCATCAGTTTTTATTTCTGGTGGACCAATGGAAGCTGGTAAAATACAAAAAAATAATAAAACAATAAAAATTGATTTAGTTGATGCTATTATTAATGGAGGAAAATCTCATATATCAGATGATTTTATCAAAGATATTGAGGCTTCAGCTTGTCCTACATGCGGATCGTGTTCAGGTATGTTCACAGCTAATTCTATGAATTGCTTAACAGAAGCAATAGGTTTGGCTCTACCTGGAAACGGCACACTATTAGCTACTCATATTGATCGCAAAAATTTATTTATCAAATCAGCTCAAATTATAGTAAAAATTACCGAAGATTACTATAAAAAAAATAATACAAATGTTTTACCAAGAAATATTGCTAATAAAGAGTCTTTCGAAAATGCAATGATGTTGGACATTGCAATGGGAGGTTCAACTAACACTATTCTTCATTTATTAGCAGCAGCTCAAGAAGCAAAAGTTGACTTTAAAATGTCTAATATCAATAAGTTATCTAAAAAGATACCTCATATCTGTAAAGTTGCACCAAGTACTTCACTTTATCATGTAGAAGATGTTCATCGTGCAGGAGGTGTTATGGGTATTCTAGGAGAATTGAATCGTTTTAATTTGCTTCATAAAAATACAAGAAACATACTACAATTAAATTTAGAAGAAACATTAGATGAATACGATATTTTTTCTACAAATAATCCTGATGTTATAAATATGTTTCAAGCAGGACCTGGTGGTATTCGTACAACAAAAGCATATTCTCAGAATTTTAGATGGACAAGATTAGATTATGATCGAAAAAACGGTTGTATTCGATCTTGTAAACATGCTTACAGTCAAGATGGAGGGTTAGCTATTTTATATGGAAATTTAGCGAAAAATGGCTGTATAATTAAAACTGCTGGAATAGATGCAAAGAATTATATTTTTTCTGGAGTTGCTAAAGTATATGAAAGTCAAGAAGAAGCAGCCAGTAGTATTTTAAATGGTGAAATAATTTCAGGTGATATTATTGTCATTCGTTACGAAGGTCCGAAAGGGGGACCAGGAATGCAAGAAATGTTATATCCAACTACATATTTAAAATCTATGAATTTAGATAAAACATGTGCATTAATTACTGATGGTAGATTTTCCGGAGGTACATCAGGTATTTCTATAGGACACATTTCACCTGAAGCTGCAAATAAAGGAATAATTGCCTTGGTAAAAAATGGTGATATTATTAATATAAATATTCCTGAAAGAACCATCCATTTAAACATAACAGAAAAAGAACTCTCTCATCGTATTCTTCAAGAAGAATCAAAGGGACCTTTATCTTATAAACCCCATAGTCGTAAAAGATATATTTCTTCTGCTTTAAAAGCATATGCTTTCTTTTCAACTAGTGCTGATCAAGGAGCAGTTAGAGATTACAAAAAAATATCTAATATTTAA